TGGCGCCTCTTACGCCATGCGTATTTGGCTTGATCCAGCACGCTTACGTGGCTATAACTTGGTGCCATCTGATGTGGTCAAAGCCGTACAAGCGCAAAACGCCCAAGTATCTGCCGGTCAATTAGGCCAAGCACCTGCTGATGTCGATGAACAAGTTATTAATGCGACCGTTACCGTACAAAGCTATCTAAAAACACCTGACGAGTTCGAAGACATTCTACTAAAAACAGATACCTCTGGTGCACAGGTGCGCTTAGGCGATGTTGCAGACGTTGAAATTGGTAGTGAAGATTATAGTACTATTTCATTGTTTAATGGCCAACAAGCCGCTGGCCTTGCGGTATCACTAGCGGGCGGTGCTAACGCGCTTGAAACCCGCGAATTGGTCGGTGCTCAAATCGCCGAGCTAGAAGCAAACTTTCCTGTAGGTCTAAAGTCCGTCGTTCCTTACGACACCACCCCATTTGTCCGCTTGTCTATTGAACAAGTGGTTTATACGCTGATCGAAGCGATTATATTAGTATTTATTGTCATGTTCGTTTTCTTACAGAACTGGCGTGCGACTATTATCCCAACCCTTGCGGTACCTGTGGTACTACTGGGTACTTTTTCGGTGCTCTATATAGCAGGGTTCAGTATTAACGTACTGACCATGTTTGCGATGGTGCTGTCCATTGGTCTACTGGTGGATGATGCCATTGTGGTGGTAGAGAACGTTGAGCGGATTTTAGAAGAAGACCCGCATATCTCTATCAAGGACGCCACCATCCAATCGATGGGGGAAATTAGTAAAATCGTAGTGGGTATCGCGATTATCTTGTCAGCGGTGTTCGTACCGATGGCCTTCTTCGGCGGCTCAACTGGGGTGATTTATCGTCAGTTTGCCATTACGCTTATCACTAGCATGGTGCTATCGGCTCTAGTGGCCCTTATCTTTACCCCTGCCCTCTGTGTGACCTTGCTAAAACGTAGTAAGAGCCATGAAAAAGGCAATAGCGAACAGCAAAAAGGCTTCTTTGGTTGGTTTAACCGTTCTTTCACCAAAGCCAGCCGCTCTTATGAAAGTTTTGTCGGTAAGAGTTTCCGCTTTAAATGGGTGTACTTCATAGCCTATGCCGCCATCATCGGTATTATGGCAGTGGTATTCTTACGGATCCCTGGTTCATTTTTACCAGAAGAAGACCAAGGGATTATGTTTACCGCCGTCCAGTTACCTGCTGGTTCGACCCTTGATCAAACCCAAGATGTGCTAGGTAAAGTGAGTGATTATTATAGTAGCCAAGAACCGGATAATGTGGCTTCAGTGTATACAATCGCGGGCTTTAGTTTTGTGGGACAAGGACAAAACGTCGGTATCGCCTTCGTAAAACTAAATGACTGGGCAGATCGCGAAGGGGATGAAAATACAGCGCGGGCCATATCTGATCGTGCACAGGGTTACTTCTTTAGCCAAATTAACGAAGCGACTGTTTTTAATATTATACCGCCAGCGATTAGTGGGCTTGGTAACTCTAGTGGTTTTGACTTAATGATCCAAGATTCTGGTAACCTTGGACACGAGGGTCTACTTGAAGCACGTAATATGTTACTGGGCATGGCCGCTCAAAATGATCAAGTCGCCGGCGTGCGTCCCAACGGCCAAGAAGATGCGCCGCAGCTGAAAATCAATATCAACCAAGAACAAGCCGCCGCTTATGGTTTATCTCTGGCGAGTATTAATAGTGTTATCTCAATCGCTTGGGGCTCAACCTATATCAATGACTTCATTGACCGTGGTCGTGTTAAACGGGTGTTTGTACAAGGTCAGCCTAGTAGCCGTACTAACCCTGATGATCTTGGTAAATGGTATGTGCGTAATGACAGCAACGAAATGATTTCGTTTGATGCTTTTTCTAGTAGTGAATGGGAAAGCGGTTCACCCGGTCTCACGCGCTATAACAGTTTGGCGTCAATGAACATCCAGGGTAATGCGGCTGAAGGCTTAAGTACTGGTGAAGCGATGGATGCCATGGAAGCCATGGTCGAAAAACTCCCTGATGGCATTAGCTATGAATGGACAGGCCTGTCACTTGAGGAGCAAAAGTCAGGCGCTCAGGCGCCCATGCTATACGCTATCTCAATCCTAGTGGTATTCCTATGTCTGGCGGCGCTGTATGAAAGTTGGTCAGTGCCATTCTCAGTACTATTGGTGATTCCACTTGGGGTATTGGGGGCGGTGCTGTTTACCTGGTTCCGCGGTTTCTCCAACGATATTTACCTACAAGTCGGTCTACTCACGGTGGTCGGGCTATCTGCCAAAAACGCCATCTTGATTATCGAGTTTGCGAGGGACCACCAAGAGGAAGGTTATAGCCTTAAAGATTCGGTAATGCTCGCAGCGCGGCAACGTTTACGTCCGATTATCATGACCTCACTTGCCTTTGGTCTGGGCGTTGTGCCATTATTCATAGCCACCGGTGCCGGGTCTGGTAGCCAAAACGCGATCGGTACCAGTGTGGTTGGTGGAGTGATCACTGCTACCTTCTTAGGTATCTTCTTTATTCCTATGTTCTATATTTGGATGCGTAGTATTTTCCCTTATAAAGGTAACGAAGCGCATGATCCGAATGATAAAGATGACGGCAATGATCCAAATGGACCAAACAATCCAAATGGACCAAACAATCCAAATGGACCAAGCAATCCAGATGGACCAACTGATCCCAATGGCTCACAGGATCCTGACGAAACCCTAGTTACGCCAAAAGTGCTAGATACACCGACCAATGATATGCAAGATCCAACTCCCTCTGAGAGTTATCAGCCTCTAAGCTTTGGAGATAATACAAAATGAGTTTTAGTACGTTATTTACCCCTAACTCAGCCACCAAAGCAGTAGTTACCACTACTGCTAGCGTGCGCCCAATGACAGGCACTTGGTTTGCCCCTACCGCTATGATCGCGACTTTCTCAGTATCACGGGTACGCAAAAATAGCGGGCGCTTGCTAGGCTTAACAGCGTTAGCAATGAGCATGGCCGCCTGTAATACTATTCCAAAAGCTGATATGCGCCCGGTACTTGCTGAGCCAAATTTGCCCATTGAACAGGCTTACGGTGCCTTTGATCGTGAGACCACTAGTAGCGCTGACCAGCCCAGTCTCGCCAGTCAACGCTGGCAGAATTTTTATAGCGACGAGCGCTTGAAAGGTCTCATTGCCTTGAGTCTGGAGAATAACAAAGACTTTGAAAGCGCCAGCTTAGCTATTGAAAAAGCACGTGCTCAATATCGAATTACTGATATTCGCGACCTACCTTCTATTGATGGTAGCGCCGGCTACTCTCGCCAACGCCAAGGAAGTCAAATAAGTGGTCGAAGTGGTCAAACGGGCGATAGTTACAATGTACAATTGGGCTTGGCCAACTACGAGCTCGACTTTTGGGGCAAAATTGCCAGTCTAAAAGATCAAGCATTGCAGAACTTTTTGGCGACCACCGCGGCAAAAGATGCCACCCAAATCAGTCTGATTAGTAACGTTGCGCAAAGCTATGCTAACTTAAGCTATAGCCTCGCACAGCTAAAGCTGGCTGAAGCGACGGTAGAAAGTCGTGAGAGGTCACTATTCATTGCCAGCAAACGCTTTGAAGCCGGTATTGATCCCAAGCTACCCTCTTTACAGTCCAGTGCCTCACTAGAAAATGCCAAACTTGCGGTATTAAGGGCGCAAAGCAGCATCTTAACCTCGCGTAATGCATTACAGTTTTTGGTGGGTGCGTCAATTCCAGCAGGTCTTATTCCGGCGCCAGCCGTCAGTAACATTACCACGCAACAAATCTTTAGTACCGGTCTACCAAGCGAGCTACTACGTTATCGTCCTGACGTGCTACAAGCAGAATATAACTTAAAAGCCGCTGGCGCTAATATTGAAGTGGCGCGCACCTCTTATTACCCTTCAATTAGCCTTGCCAGTAGTGTGGGTCTGCGGAGTGGCAGCTTAGACGATTTATTTAGCAGTGGTTCGTTCGGTTGGTCATTCGGCCCCACGCTCAGCGTACCGATCTTTGATGGCGGTCGTCTAGATGCCAATTATGATGTGGCTACCATCGAACGTAAGCAGACGCTTGCCAGTTATGAAAGATCTATCCAAGTGGCATTCCGAGAAGTCTCAGATGTTCTTGCAACGCGGGCAACGCTAGGCAGTCAGCTTGAATCGCAGTACCGTCTACAAGATAACTTTGAGCAAACCTATCAAATTGCGGACGCACGCTTTAAAGCCGGTATTTCCAACTACCTAGATGTACTCGATGCCCAGCGCTCATTGTTCTCAACTCAGCAAGGTATTTTGGATTTAGAACTTCAAAAAATCATCAGCCAGGTTGAGTTATATCAAGCACTTGGTGGCGGGGCCAATCTTGATGTACCAACGATTATTCCCGTACCGCAGTATACCAATGTGGCACAATTAGGTAGAGCGCCTGGTAATAGTGCAGAAGCAAAAGCCACTTACGCACTTAATGCCACCAGCTCAGCACGGGTACTTTCTGTGCAAGAAGCTGTGGCGATTAAACAGTCAGAGTCGCCTGCGACAGCTACCTTTAATCCGACTGCAGTGGTTGATGTTAACAATGACGGCAAAGCAGATGCCACCGTCGGAATCGTCACCACAGAAACACCGGTTGAGCAAGTGCCAGTGACCCAGATTATCGAACCTTAAATGTTTACTTATCGCATGACTATTGCATAAACATCTGACCATTAGCCCTGCCAACTTGGTGGGGCTTTTTGCCTTTAGATGGCACTTTTGGTTATAGTAAGCATACTGTCCTGAGCGCTACTTTATAT
The sequence above is a segment of the Psychrobacter sp. PL19 genome. Coding sequences within it:
- a CDS encoding efflux transporter outer membrane subunit — encoded protein: MSFSTLFTPNSATKAVVTTTASVRPMTGTWFAPTAMIATFSVSRVRKNSGRLLGLTALAMSMAACNTIPKADMRPVLAEPNLPIEQAYGAFDRETTSSADQPSLASQRWQNFYSDERLKGLIALSLENNKDFESASLAIEKARAQYRITDIRDLPSIDGSAGYSRQRQGSQISGRSGQTGDSYNVQLGLANYELDFWGKIASLKDQALQNFLATTAAKDATQISLISNVAQSYANLSYSLAQLKLAEATVESRERSLFIASKRFEAGIDPKLPSLQSSASLENAKLAVLRAQSSILTSRNALQFLVGASIPAGLIPAPAVSNITTQQIFSTGLPSELLRYRPDVLQAEYNLKAAGANIEVARTSYYPSISLASSVGLRSGSLDDLFSSGSFGWSFGPTLSVPIFDGGRLDANYDVATIERKQTLASYERSIQVAFREVSDVLATRATLGSQLESQYRLQDNFEQTYQIADARFKAGISNYLDVLDAQRSLFSTQQGILDLELQKIISQVELYQALGGGANLDVPTIIPVPQYTNVAQLGRAPGNSAEAKATYALNATSSARVLSVQEAVAIKQSESPATATFNPTAVVDVNNDGKADATVGIVTTETPVEQVPVTQIIEP
- a CDS encoding efflux RND transporter permease subunit; its protein translation is MSVFFINRPIFAWVMAILVMLIGIISVINLPIEQYPAIAPPTISVSASYPGANAETVENSVVQVIEQRMKGLDGLMYMKSSSASNGSASVQLYFENGTDADTAQVQVQNKLQAAMSSLPEQVQRQGVTVNKASDGFLAVFGFVSEDGSMDRADIGDYINSNVVDPLSRVEGVGQVQAFGASYAMRIWLDPARLRGYNLVPSDVVKAVQAQNAQVSAGQLGQAPADVDEQVINATVTVQSYLKTPDEFEDILLKTDTSGAQVRLGDVADVEIGSEDYSTISLFNGQQAAGLAVSLAGGANALETRELVGAQIAELEANFPVGLKSVVPYDTTPFVRLSIEQVVYTLIEAIILVFIVMFVFLQNWRATIIPTLAVPVVLLGTFSVLYIAGFSINVLTMFAMVLSIGLLVDDAIVVVENVERILEEDPHISIKDATIQSMGEISKIVVGIAIILSAVFVPMAFFGGSTGVIYRQFAITLITSMVLSALVALIFTPALCVTLLKRSKSHEKGNSEQQKGFFGWFNRSFTKASRSYESFVGKSFRFKWVYFIAYAAIIGIMAVVFLRIPGSFLPEEDQGIMFTAVQLPAGSTLDQTQDVLGKVSDYYSSQEPDNVASVYTIAGFSFVGQGQNVGIAFVKLNDWADREGDENTARAISDRAQGYFFSQINEATVFNIIPPAISGLGNSSGFDLMIQDSGNLGHEGLLEARNMLLGMAAQNDQVAGVRPNGQEDAPQLKININQEQAAAYGLSLASINSVISIAWGSTYINDFIDRGRVKRVFVQGQPSSRTNPDDLGKWYVRNDSNEMISFDAFSSSEWESGSPGLTRYNSLASMNIQGNAAEGLSTGEAMDAMEAMVEKLPDGISYEWTGLSLEEQKSGAQAPMLYAISILVVFLCLAALYESWSVPFSVLLVIPLGVLGAVLFTWFRGFSNDIYLQVGLLTVVGLSAKNAILIIEFARDHQEEGYSLKDSVMLAARQRLRPIIMTSLAFGLGVVPLFIATGAGSGSQNAIGTSVVGGVITATFLGIFFIPMFYIWMRSIFPYKGNEAHDPNDKDDGNDPNGPNNPNGPNNPNGPSNPDGPTDPNGSQDPDETLVTPKVLDTPTNDMQDPTPSESYQPLSFGDNTK